One Bacillota bacterium genomic region harbors:
- a CDS encoding extracellular solute-binding protein, producing MWENGNRKTAILTTVLLASALIIGLIGLPQLAWAQDAVVTEQTAANDENALLENEAADAASATAQLTAYRRAISYPEYLDQFPEIVRPDKEIILSAVNIVDTTADIKILHDYEGMPGLSVQIGERGYVEWQVEVEEAGFYNLEVLYYPVLGRSAAIQRAVEINGTRPFSEASYLVLPRTWGDEGPIESDIYGNHLRPRQVEKPVWRAQALTDPSGYESLPFLFYFQQGTNTIRLDAVSESVVIHSLRLYQHEAPRPYAEVRAEYDRLGYQPATDVFKKIQGEEALYRSSPTIMPQHDMGDPTLEPYHPAEIRLNSIGGTGWKTVGDWATWEFEVPETGLYKIVIKGKQDQRRGIYTSRRMLIDGKVPFLEANALRFPFDNRYNNVTPTTADGDTALVYLEAGKHTLTLEAVLGDSAEILRRTENAIYDLNTIYRRIIMITSGQPDPLRSYELDKRIPGLIDALREQAEVLSEIANEFEEYTGQKGGHIAVLTSFARLLNDMANRPYAIPSLIGEYRDNVGALGTWMNQTMEQPVQIDYIIVASPDKEIPKAQPTTIQTIGHEIKAFLSSFTYDYTRVGDRGELGDVDEVLRVWIGSGRDQAQVLKQMIEDSFTPATGIPVDLELIQSMDSLLIPSIIAGTHPDVALGASNMDLAFRKALADLTQFDDFEEIAQRFMKSAFVPFRFRDKVFALPEVQGFPMMFYRKDVLAEMGLEVPQTWDDVYAIIPELQKENMDFGLRPNMSTYQMFLYQQGVPLFKEDVIMTNLDSEIAVQTFKELTNLYTLHNMLLDYNEANRFRTGEMPILIANYGLYNTLAVFAPELRGEWGMTMVPGTLMEDGTINRTVPVAGTAVAPGAVAVPAGTSGAVILEGSTKKDWAWEFLKWWTSAEVQARFGREMESLMGAAARYATANVEALTMLPWNVEDRDVLLEQWSWVEGVPAVLGGYYVNRQFDWLFRAVVINNEPLRESILEYDRAINEEIARKRDEFGLEVDYNNLSQELKDLYWSHYTHLYRLEDEQ from the coding sequence ATGTGGGAAAACGGAAACAGAAAAACTGCAATTCTTACTACTGTTCTTCTTGCTTCAGCTTTAATTATTGGCCTTATTGGTTTACCACAATTAGCTTGGGCACAAGATGCAGTAGTTACAGAGCAGACAGCAGCAAATGACGAAAATGCTCTATTAGAAAACGAAGCAGCGGATGCGGCTTCTGCAACCGCACAGCTTACAGCGTACAGGCGTGCGATCAGCTATCCGGAATACTTGGATCAGTTTCCGGAAATTGTCCGGCCGGATAAAGAAATTATTTTGTCGGCAGTAAATATTGTTGACACAACAGCTGATATTAAGATCCTTCATGATTATGAAGGCATGCCGGGATTATCCGTTCAGATAGGTGAACGGGGATATGTAGAATGGCAGGTAGAAGTTGAAGAAGCCGGGTTCTACAATCTCGAAGTTTTATATTATCCTGTGTTAGGCCGCAGCGCAGCGATCCAAAGAGCTGTAGAAATTAACGGAACCAGACCTTTCTCTGAAGCGAGCTATTTAGTACTGCCGAGAACATGGGGCGACGAGGGACCAATTGAATCAGACATCTACGGTAACCACTTAAGACCGAGACAGGTCGAAAAACCAGTGTGGCGCGCACAAGCTTTGACCGACCCGTCTGGTTATGAAAGTCTTCCATTTTTGTTTTATTTCCAGCAAGGGACTAATACTATTAGATTGGATGCTGTATCTGAAAGCGTAGTAATCCATTCGCTAAGATTGTATCAGCACGAAGCGCCTCGTCCATACGCTGAGGTGAGAGCCGAATACGATCGACTGGGTTATCAACCGGCAACCGATGTGTTTAAGAAAATCCAGGGCGAAGAAGCATTGTATCGTTCGAGCCCGACAATTATGCCACAGCACGATATGGGTGATCCGACTCTCGAGCCATACCATCCAGCAGAAATCCGTCTCAACTCAATTGGCGGGACCGGCTGGAAAACAGTTGGAGATTGGGCAACTTGGGAGTTTGAAGTTCCCGAAACCGGACTCTATAAGATTGTTATTAAAGGTAAGCAGGATCAGCGTCGGGGAATTTATACCTCTAGACGGATGCTGATTGACGGCAAAGTGCCATTTTTAGAAGCTAATGCCCTACGGTTCCCATTTGACAACCGCTACAATAATGTTACACCGACTACCGCAGACGGAGATACAGCGCTGGTTTATTTAGAAGCCGGCAAACACACGCTGACTCTGGAAGCTGTTTTAGGAGATTCAGCTGAGATTCTCCGCAGAACCGAAAATGCGATTTATGATCTGAACACAATTTACCGCCGGATTATCATGATCACATCCGGACAACCTGACCCGCTCCGCAGTTATGAGTTGGATAAGAGAATTCCGGGCTTAATTGATGCCCTGAGGGAGCAGGCCGAGGTATTAAGTGAGATTGCTAACGAATTTGAAGAGTACACCGGTCAAAAAGGTGGACACATTGCGGTGCTGACCTCCTTTGCTAGACTGCTGAATGATATGGCAAATAGACCGTATGCAATCCCCAGTCTGATTGGAGAATACCGCGACAACGTGGGTGCACTTGGAACCTGGATGAACCAAACAATGGAACAACCAGTGCAGATCGACTACATCATTGTGGCTTCACCGGATAAAGAGATTCCTAAGGCGCAGCCGACTACGATTCAAACAATCGGTCATGAGATTAAGGCTTTTCTGTCTTCCTTCACCTATGATTACACTCGTGTTGGTGACAGAGGAGAGCTGGGTGATGTAGATGAAGTATTGCGGGTATGGATTGGATCCGGACGCGACCAGGCCCAAGTCCTGAAGCAGATGATTGAAGACAGCTTTACACCTGCAACTGGTATTCCGGTGGATTTAGAGCTGATTCAAAGCATGGATTCGCTGCTAATTCCATCAATTATTGCAGGAACACATCCGGATGTTGCTCTGGGAGCTTCCAACATGGACTTGGCATTCCGGAAGGCATTGGCTGACCTAACCCAGTTTGATGACTTCGAAGAAATTGCCCAGAGATTTATGAAGAGTGCGTTTGTACCCTTTAGATTTAGAGATAAAGTATTTGCTCTGCCTGAGGTACAGGGCTTCCCGATGATGTTCTATCGGAAAGACGTTCTGGCGGAGATGGGACTTGAAGTTCCTCAAACCTGGGATGATGTTTATGCTATCATTCCTGAACTGCAGAAAGAGAACATGGATTTCGGTCTCAGACCGAACATGAGCACTTACCAAATGTTCCTGTATCAGCAGGGAGTGCCTCTGTTCAAAGAAGACGTAATTATGACCAATCTGGATTCTGAGATTGCAGTTCAAACCTTTAAAGAGTTAACTAACCTGTATACACTGCACAATATGCTCCTTGACTATAACGAGGCAAACCGATTCCGTACAGGTGAAATGCCGATCTTGATTGCGAACTATGGACTCTATAATACTTTAGCAGTATTTGCTCCGGAGCTTCGCGGAGAATGGGGCATGACCATGGTTCCGGGAACCCTCATGGAGGACGGCACCATTAATCGAACTGTTCCTGTTGCGGGAACAGCAGTTGCTCCAGGAGCAGTTGCGGTACCGGCAGGAACTTCCGGTGCGGTTATTCTCGAAGGTTCTACTAAGAAGGATTGGGCATGGGAATTCTTGAAGTGGTGGACATCGGCAGAAGTTCAAGCCCGCTTTGGACGTGAGATGGAGAGCTTGATGGGGGCAGCAGCTCGCTATGCTACTGCAAACGTTGAAGCCCTGACCATGCTGCCGTGGAACGTTGAAGACCGGGATGTGCTCCTTGAACAGTGGAGCTGGGTAGAAGGAGTTCCAGCTGTACTCGGTGGATACTACGTAAACCGTCAGTTCGACTGGCTGTTCCGTGCAGTTGTAATTAACAACGAGCCGCTGCGTGAATCGATATTGGAGTACGACCGCGCTATCAACGAAGAAATTGCCCGTAAGCGTGATGAGTTCGGTCTGGAGGTTGACTACAACAACTTGAGTCAGGAATTGAAGGATCTGTACTGGAGTCATTACACTCACTTATATAGATTAGAGGATGAACAATAA
- the nrdG gene encoding anaerobic ribonucleoside-triphosphate reductase activating protein encodes MIAVAELNLGGIIPESVVDGPGIRFVVFAQGCLHGCPGCFNQELQAFTENRIMTVNQVMDMIERYQSSGITFSGGDPFEQVDAFTELAVRCREKGLSIWCYTGYTYEHLVNSPDKFRLLEQLDVLVDGRFIQKYKDISLRFRGSSNQRIIDVQASLKSSQIILCE; translated from the coding sequence ATGATTGCAGTGGCGGAATTAAATCTCGGCGGGATTATTCCTGAGTCGGTCGTTGACGGACCAGGTATTCGCTTTGTGGTTTTTGCCCAGGGCTGTCTGCACGGCTGCCCCGGATGCTTTAACCAAGAACTTCAAGCATTCACAGAAAATCGGATTATGACTGTAAATCAAGTCATGGATATGATTGAGCGGTACCAGAGCTCGGGAATAACTTTTTCCGGCGGTGACCCGTTTGAGCAGGTAGATGCATTTACCGAATTGGCTGTTAGGTGCCGCGAAAAAGGTCTGTCAATTTGGTGCTACACCGGATATACCTACGAACATTTGGTTAATTCACCAGATAAATTTCGCCTGCTAGAACAGCTCGATGTTTTAGTAGACGGCCGATTTATTCAAAAATATAAAGACATCAGCCTGCGTTTCCGCGGTTCCAGCAATCAGAGAATTATTGATGTCCAAGCTTCCCTAAAAAGCAGCCAAATCATTCTGTGCGAATGA
- a CDS encoding sugar ABC transporter permease, producing MKKSKVSYLFLAPFILLFTVFTVFPVLLSIILSFTYFNMLEFPTWIGWTNYIRLFLADEVFLIAVKNTLLFAVITGPVSYMMCFLFAWFINELQPKVRAFMTLLFYAPSISGNVYVVWLWLFSGDTYGYINAHLLNLGIIDRPIQWLVDPTWMMPIVIVVSLWMSLGTTFLVFIAGLQGISPSLYEAGAIDGIRNRWQELWYLTLPTMRDYLMFGAIMSITGAFNAAGQIQALTGPTPTDYATWTVMQHLLDYGNVRYEMGYASAISVVLFLVMVGSQRLVQRMLNKVGS from the coding sequence ATGAAAAAAAGCAAGGTTTCATACCTATTCTTAGCACCATTTATCCTTTTGTTCACAGTCTTTACAGTATTTCCGGTGCTCTTATCCATTATCCTCAGCTTTACGTATTTTAATATGTTAGAGTTCCCGACTTGGATCGGATGGACCAATTATATTCGCCTCTTCTTAGCGGACGAAGTGTTCTTAATCGCAGTGAAGAATACGCTGCTTTTTGCAGTGATTACCGGCCCGGTCAGCTACATGATGTGCTTCCTCTTTGCTTGGTTCATTAACGAACTGCAGCCAAAGGTACGCGCATTTATGACCTTGTTATTCTATGCACCTTCAATTTCCGGTAACGTATATGTTGTGTGGCTGTGGCTCTTTAGTGGTGATACCTACGGCTATATCAACGCCCATTTGTTAAATCTAGGTATTATCGATAGGCCAATCCAGTGGCTCGTTGACCCAACTTGGATGATGCCGATTGTAATTGTTGTGTCGCTGTGGATGAGTTTAGGTACTACATTCCTGGTCTTTATTGCCGGTCTCCAGGGTATCAGCCCGTCTTTATACGAAGCGGGAGCTATCGATGGCATTAGGAACAGATGGCAGGAATTATGGTATCTGACTCTGCCAACCATGCGCGATTATTTAATGTTTGGTGCTATTATGTCGATTACGGGAGCATTTAACGCTGCCGGCCAGATTCAAGCGCTAACCGGACCGACTCCCACAGACTATGCAACCTGGACGGTTATGCAGCACTTGCTCGACTACGGTAATGTGCGTTACGAAATGGGATACGCATCTGCAATATCGGTAGTATTGTTCTTAGTCATGGTAGGCAGCCAGAGATTAGTACAGCGGATGCTCAATAAGGTCGGGTCTTAG
- a CDS encoding carbohydrate ABC transporter permease, whose translation MAVAIKIRKKRLSRSTGGDLVIFFFLALGAAFMAMPMVYTISQAFKPLNELWLFPPQFFVRNPTMDNFNDLLVLMGKSWVPITRYLFNSLFIVIVGMLGNVITGSLAAYALSKHVFPGRNLINQVIVLSLMFSPAVTSIPNYLTISWLGWVNTYWSVIVPQWQWTLGLYLMRNFIGAMVHDSLLEAARIDGASEFRIYAQIVMPLVKPAWLTLIILVFQNLWKETGSLFIYAEELKTLPYALSQVAAGGIARAGVSAAITLVMMAVPIIVFVINQSKIVETMGTSGMGGE comes from the coding sequence ATTGCGGTGGCTATAAAAATTAGAAAAAAACGGTTGTCTCGTTCAACAGGCGGAGATTTAGTCATATTTTTCTTTCTAGCACTGGGAGCGGCTTTCATGGCCATGCCGATGGTGTACACCATCAGTCAGGCATTTAAGCCCTTAAACGAACTGTGGCTGTTCCCACCCCAGTTCTTCGTTAGGAATCCTACCATGGATAACTTTAACGATTTGCTGGTTTTGATGGGGAAATCATGGGTTCCGATCACCAGATATCTGTTTAACTCATTGTTTATCGTTATTGTAGGTATGCTTGGAAACGTGATTACCGGTTCATTGGCGGCTTACGCCCTGTCAAAACATGTCTTCCCAGGTAGGAATTTAATTAACCAGGTTATCGTATTATCTTTGATGTTTTCACCGGCAGTAACCTCGATTCCTAACTATTTAACCATTTCTTGGTTAGGATGGGTTAACACGTATTGGTCAGTCATCGTGCCGCAGTGGCAGTGGACATTGGGATTGTACCTGATGCGGAACTTTATAGGAGCAATGGTTCACGACTCGCTGCTGGAGGCTGCCCGAATTGACGGCGCCAGTGAGTTTAGAATCTACGCTCAGATTGTGATGCCGCTGGTAAAACCGGCATGGTTGACTTTGATTATCTTGGTATTCCAAAACCTCTGGAAAGAAACAGGTTCGCTGTTTATTTACGCTGAGGAACTCAAGACTCTGCCTTATGCGCTGAGTCAGGTAGCAGCCGGTGGAATTGCTCGCGCCGGTGTGTCAGCCGCAATCACCCTGGTTATGATGGCAGTGCCGATTATCGTATTTGTTATTAACCAGAGTAAAATTGTGGAAACAATGGGTACCTCCGGTATGGGTGGAGAATAG
- a CDS encoding winged helix-turn-helix transcriptional regulator has product MVKLETTAKSFHLLADPIRLKILCLLKKQEMCVADLCRELDLSQPKVSYHLKILLDADLIERRIVGTWSYYHLSTDLGDWLKNECEELLKEAAIN; this is encoded by the coding sequence ATGGTTAAGTTAGAAACTACTGCAAAAAGCTTTCATTTATTAGCTGATCCAATCAGACTCAAAATCCTATGTCTTCTGAAGAAGCAGGAAATGTGTGTTGCTGATTTATGCAGGGAATTGGATCTAAGTCAGCCGAAAGTATCCTATCATTTAAAAATACTGCTCGATGCTGATTTGATTGAACGGCGGATAGTGGGAACATGGTCTTATTATCATTTATCCACAGACCTAGGTGATTGGTTGAAAAACGAATGTGAAGAATTATTGAAAGAAGCTGCTATTAACTAA